The following proteins come from a genomic window of Lolium rigidum isolate FL_2022 chromosome 5, APGP_CSIRO_Lrig_0.1, whole genome shotgun sequence:
- the LOC124652766 gene encoding translation initiation factor eIF-2B subunit alpha-like, with product MELDAAQNPNPNPDPPISAYYQTRADHHAVVSSDWLAHAAAAASSVTDADADAEAAPPPSPGGNGGGVIEEFNIWRRKPEAAEAVAAIMALTAVIRSSRATTMMELEIELKKASDKLKSWDATSISLSAACDLFMRFVTRTSHLEHEKFDAAKSRLIERGEKFGEISLKARKTIAMLSQDFILDGCTMLVHGYSRVVLEILKLAASNRKLFRVLCTEGRPDRTGLRMSNEIAALGIPVKVLIDSAVAYSMDEVDMIFVGADGVVESGGIINMMGTYQIALVAHSMNKPLYVAAESYKFARLYPLDQKDMTPAHRPIDFGVPVPAGVEIETSARDYTPPQYLTLLLTDLGVLTPSVVSDELIQLYL from the exons ATGGAGCTGGACGCcgcccaaaaccctaaccctaaccccgacCCTCCCATCTCCGCCTACTACCAGACGCGCgccgaccaccacgccgtcgtctccAGCGACTGGCTCGcccacgccgccgctgccgcctcctccgtcaccgatgccgatgccgacgcCGAGGCCGCCCCTCCCCCGTCCCCGGGGGGAAACGGCGGCGGCGTGATCGAGGAGTTCAACATCTGGCGCCGCAAGCCGGAGgccgcggaggcggtggccgccaTCATGGCGCTCACGGCCGTCATCCGCTCCAGCAGAGCCACCACCATGATGGAGCTCGAGATCGAGCTCAAGAAGGCTTCCGACAAGCTCAAG TCCTGGGATGCTACTTCCATTTCTCTCAGTGCTGCTTGTGATTTGTTCATGCGGTTCGTGACAAGAACCTCACACTTGGAGCATGAGAAGTTTGATGCAGCAAAATCACGCCTAATCGAGCGAGGGGAAAAGTTTGGAGAGATATCGTTAAAG GCTCGCAAGACAATTGCAATGCTCAGCCAGGATTTCATCTTAGATGGATGTACTATGCTTGTACATGGATATTCCAGAGTGGTATTGGAAATTTTGAAGCTAGCCGCCTCAAATCGCAAACTCTTCCGGGTACTGTGCACAG AGGGCAGACCAGACAGAACTGGCCTACGCATGTCAAATGAAATTGCAGCATTAGGCATCCCTGTTAAGGTCCTAATTGATTCAGCTGTTGCATACTCCATGGATGAAGTTGACATGATATTCGTTGGTGCTGATGGGGTTGTTGAAAGTGGAGGAATTATTAATATGATGGGGACTTACCAGATAGCTCTTGTAGCTCATAGCATGAATAAGCCTCTATATGTGGCTGCTGAAAGTTATAAG TTTGCTCGTCTATATCCCCTGGACCAGAAGGACATGACACCTGCTCACCGACCAATAGATTTTGGAGTACCGGTACCAGCTGGTGTGGAAATCGAGACATCTGCAAGAGACTACACTCCTCCCCAGTATCTCACACTTCTTTTGACTGATCTTGGTGTCCTGACACCATCTGTTGTGAGCGATGAGCTCATCCAACTGTACCTATGA
- the LOC124655153 gene encoding putative cyclin-dependent kinase F-2, with protein MARYEPLARLGAGMNGEVFKAWDTKEKRIVAVKRLSGTGTTGGDDLIFSGLQEVWRECRCLRMCAGIPSVLKLLDKVVPKVNSDDSFLIMEYAGRLNLRGYMQRRAHRRRRFSEAEVCRIMKELMEGVNSVHGTGIMHLDIRPENVILDDGTEDKMERRPKNKKGAIQDGELKEDDIVYKIGGFGISRKKEHGPKQPEVTIATAYSAPELLLHSCEYDERVDTWGLGCLMADLLSGTGMPTFGPDDSEEKIMSKVFRVVDPKCKEIKDWAGYSGIAAEWKSKLPRQNKSKLGRIAAGSKTKLLGDPLRRRFPFWRLSSAGFEVLSGLLESNPAKRLTAAEALDKPWFQ; from the coding sequence ATGGCGCGCTACGAGCCGCTGGCGAGGCTCGGCGCGGGCATGAACGGCGAGGTGTTCAAGGCGTGGGACACCAAGGAGAAGCGGATCGTCGCCGTGAAGCGGCTCAGCGGGACCGGGACCACCGGCGGCGACGACTTAATCTTTTCCGGCCTTCAAGAGGTATGGCGGGAGTGCAGGTGTCTGAGGATGTGCGCCGGCATCCCCTCCGTCTTGAAGCTCCTGGACAAAGTCGTCCCCAAGGTCAATTCCGACGACTCCTTCCTCATCATGGAGTACGCCGGCCGCCTCAACCTACGCGGCTACATGCAGCGCCGTGCCCATCGTCGTCGTCGGTTCTCCGAGGCCGAGGTGTGCCGGATCATGAAGGAGCTCATGGAGGGGGTCAACTCCGTGCACGGCACGGGCATCATGCACCTGGACATCAGGCCCGAGAACGTCATCCTCGACGACGGCACGGAGGACAAGATGGAGAGGAGgcccaagaacaagaagggggcGATCCAAGACGGCGAGCTCAAGGAGGATgacatcgtctacaagatcggaggcTTCGGGATCTCCCGGAAGAAAGAGCACGGCCCGAAGCAGCCGGAGGTGACAATTGCGACAGCGTACAgcgcgccggagctcctcctGCACTCGTGCGAGTACGACGAGCGCGTGGACACGTGGGGGCTCGGATGCTTAATGGCCGACCTCCTCTCGGGCACCGGCATGCCCACCTTCGGCCCCGACGACTCGGAAGAAAAGATCATGAGCAAAGTGTTCCGCGTCGTCGACCCTAAGTGTAAGGAGATCAAGGACTGGGCTGGGTACTCGGGGATAGCGGCAGAGTGGAAGTCGAAGCTGCCCAGACAAAACAAGTCAAAACTAGGGAGGATAGCGGCAGGATCGAAGACGAAGCTACTCGGGGATCCTCTTCGGCGCCGGTTCCCCTTTTGGAGGCTGTCGTCCGCCGGCTTCGAGGTGCTCAGCGGGCTCCTGGAGAGCAACCCGGCGAAGCGGCTTACCGCAGCGGAGGCGCTCGACAAGCCTTGGTTCCAGTAG